Proteins encoded by one window of Vigna radiata var. radiata cultivar VC1973A chromosome 5, Vradiata_ver6, whole genome shotgun sequence:
- the LOC106760328 gene encoding loricrin-like translates to MVVAVVLVLGVVVVVVAEAGGGSGDGGNDGDNYGGGGCGGGGSGCVGGGSDNGSGGGCSGGGGGGGGCGVCGGCGGGGSGCVGGGSDNGSGGGCSGGGGGGGGCGVCGGCGGGCGGCCGDGGCYELMADNEEAHDTHVDAIQELSMIQNNVITQQLEEVTRRLAELSQTVIETSKAPQMFHLNPIQRSTKSEETF, encoded by the exons ATGGTGGTGGCAGTGGTTTTGGTGTTGggggtagtggtggtggtggttgctGAGGCTGGTGGTGGTAGTGGCGACGGCGGCAATGACGGTGACAattatggtggtggtggttgtggtggtggtggtagcgGTTGTGTTGGCGGCGGCAGTGACaatggtagtggtggtggttgtagtggtggtggtggtggtgggggtGGTTGTGGTGtttgtggtggttgtggtggtggtggtagcgGTTGTGTTGGCGGCGGCAGTGACaatggtagtggtggtggttgtagtggtggtggtggtggtgggggtGGTTGTGGTGtttgtggtggttgtggtggtggttgtggtggctGTTGCGGTGATGGTGGATGCTatg aacttatggctGACAATGAAGAAGCACATGATACACATGTTGATGCTATTCAGGAACTGTCAATGATTCAAAATAACGTGATTACACAGCAGTTGGAGGAAGTGACAAGAAGACTTGCTGAGTTATCACAGACAGTTATAGAAACTTCAAAGGCCCCACAAATGTTTCATTTAAACCCTATTCAGAGAAGTACAAAATCCGAAGAAACTTTCTAG
- the LOC106760327 gene encoding glycine-rich cell wall structural protein 1.0-like, with amino-acid sequence MKLKIKVVDSKKEQKNEDLTLGGLSGGGSGGGGGGSSGGGGVHVGGGGCGGGGGHGCGSDGVGGGGNGGGCGGGFCGGGSGGCRGGVSSGGGAGCGGGGCGGSDEGSGGTGCGVCVGGGGRGCHGRDRGGGTGCGWL; translated from the coding sequence atgaagttgaagataaaagtCGTTGACTCaaaaaaagagcagaaaaatgaagatttgacgctgggcggtttaAGTGGTGGTGGTagcggcggtggtggtggtgggagTAGTGGCGGTGGTGGGGTCCACGTCGGTGgcggtggttgtggtggtggtggtggtcatGGTTGTGGTAGTGATGGTGTTGGTGGTGGCGGTAACGGTGGGGGCTGCGGTGGTGGTTTctgtggtggtggtagtggtggttgTCGTGGTGGTGTTagtagtggtggtggtgctgGTTGTGGAGGTGGCGGGTGCGGGGGCAGCGACGAAGGTAGTGGTGGAACTGGTTGTGGTGTTTGTGTTGGCGGTGGTGGTCGTGGTTGTCATGGTCGTGATCGTGGTGGTGGCACTGGTTGTGGTTGGTTATAA